One Candidatus Paceibacterota bacterium genomic window carries:
- a CDS encoding HNH endonuclease signature motif containing protein: MRKRSWTIEQLKKAVKNSTSFRQVLGKLNLKEAGGNYFQLEKYIKEFEINISHFKGRGWNKGLHLDFKPRVSLEKILVQNSYFQSYKLKNRLIKEGFKLACCEECGWAKKSKDGRIPIELDHINGDVNDNRLKNLRILCPNCHSLKNTHRGCNKKNGRVAERHTHNT; encoded by the coding sequence ATGAGAAAAAGATCATGGACAATAGAACAGCTTAAGAAGGCCGTTAAAAATTCAACAAGTTTTCGTCAAGTTTTAGGTAAACTGAATTTAAAAGAAGCTGGCGGAAATTATTTTCAACTTGAAAAATATATTAAGGAATTTGAAATAAATATTTCTCATTTTAAAGGCAGAGGATGGAATAAAGGGCTGCATCTTGATTTTAAACCTAGAGTTTCTTTAGAAAAAATACTTGTTCAAAATAGTTATTTTCAAAGCTATAAGTTAAAAAATAGATTAATTAAAGAAGGATTTAAATTAGCTTGTTGTGAAGAATGCGGGTGGGCAAAAAAAAGCAAAGATGGCCGTATTCCTATTGAATTGGATCATATAAATGGCGATGTTAATGATAATCGATTAAAAAATTTAAGAATTTTGTGTCCAAATTGTCATTCTTTAAAAAATACTCATAGGGGTTGTAATAAAAAAAACGGGCGAGTGGCGGAAAGGCATACGCACAACACTTAA
- the rbfA gene encoding 30S ribosome-binding factor RbfA, with protein MKRLSSVDNLIRKEVSNIILKTLDIGRNILTTVTRVETSSNIIESKVYISVIPEKEFDRVLRILNRNIYHIQQELNKQLKIRPVPRIVFLKEDKTKSADKVERMLDSLKNKE; from the coding sequence ATGAAGCGTCTTTCAAGTGTTGATAATCTTATAAGGAAGGAAGTTTCAAACATTATACTGAAAACCCTTGATATAGGAAGAAACATCCTTACTACTGTAACAAGAGTGGAAACGTCTTCCAATATTATTGAGTCAAAAGTATATATTTCCGTTATTCCGGAAAAAGAATTTGATCGTGTCTTAAGAATACTTAATAGAAATATTTATCACATTCAGCAAGAACTAAATAAACAATTGAAAATAAGGCCTGTTCCGAGAATTGTTTTTTTGAAGGAAGATAAAACAAAATCAGCAGATAAAGTTGAAAGAATGCTTGACTCATTGAAAAATAAGGAATAA